The Microbacterium sp. LWH7-1.2 genome window below encodes:
- a CDS encoding thiazole synthase — protein MRSRSSAPRREADVPTDTLHIDGVDLGSRLIMGTGGAPSHALLGDALRASGTELTTVSMRRHDPSTTGSLFQLLNDQGIGLLPNTAGCLTAREAVLTAELAREALSTNWIKLEVIADEDTLLPDGAELAAATEQLVGRGFVVFAYTNDDPALALRLEELGAAAVMPLGAPIGTGLGILNPHNIALIIERAGVPIVLDAGIGTASDAALAMELGCDAVLLATAVTRAQDPVGMATAFRHAVIAGRLAHRSGRIPRRTAAQPSSAMEGRADL, from the coding sequence ATGCGGTCGAGATCGTCAGCGCCACGCAGGGAGGCTGACGTGCCCACCGACACCCTGCATATCGACGGCGTCGACCTCGGCTCGCGACTGATCATGGGCACCGGCGGAGCCCCGAGCCATGCCTTGCTCGGCGATGCCCTGCGGGCGTCCGGCACCGAACTCACCACCGTCTCGATGCGTCGGCATGACCCGTCGACCACAGGCTCCCTCTTCCAGCTCCTGAACGACCAGGGCATCGGGCTGCTTCCGAACACGGCAGGATGCCTCACCGCGAGGGAGGCGGTGCTCACCGCCGAACTGGCGCGCGAGGCGCTGTCCACCAACTGGATCAAACTCGAGGTGATCGCGGACGAGGACACCCTCCTCCCCGATGGCGCCGAACTCGCCGCCGCCACCGAGCAGCTCGTCGGACGGGGATTCGTCGTCTTCGCGTACACCAACGACGACCCGGCACTCGCCCTGCGCCTGGAAGAACTGGGCGCCGCCGCCGTGATGCCGCTGGGCGCGCCGATCGGGACAGGGCTCGGCATCCTCAACCCTCACAACATCGCCCTCATCATCGAACGGGCCGGCGTTCCGATCGTGCTCGACGCCGGCATCGGCACCGCATCCGACGCCGCGCTCGCGATGGAGCTCGGCTGCGACGCCGTGCTGCTGGCGACCGCGGTCACCCGCGCACAGGACCCCGTCGGCATGGCGACGGCCTTCCGGCACGCCGTGATCGCCGGGCGGCTCGCCCACCGGTCGGGCCGCATCCCCCGCCGCACCGCCGCCCAGCCCTCCTCCGCCATGGAAGGACGAGCGGATCTTTGA
- the moeB gene encoding molybdopterin-synthase adenylyltransferase MoeB, with amino-acid sequence MTTTLPPVAPPPLVAPAPTLEFAELDRYSRHILLPEIGGIGQRRLKNARVLVIGAGGLGSPVLLYLAAAGVGTLGIVDDDRVEASNLQRQIVHGVGDVGRLKVDSARDAIAAINPLVDVRTHPVRLTSENAVTLFEAYDLVIDGADNFATRYLVSDAAAVTGKPCVWGSILRFGAQVSVFWSTCGPTYRDLYPDAPPPGTAPSCGEAGVLGVLCGVAGSVMAAEAIKLITGTGRPLLGRLTVFDLADGTWRELRILPDSDRPPITEVRSQGDLCGVSIPASGAPDIITVEELRTSLFERSSGQATFELLDVREADEHARARISGSRSVPLSRLRGDGPGRFDLPSELPIIVYCKAGPRAHAAATLLSDAGHRDVRVLAGGFDRWTAVCPADPDHWQAPSI; translated from the coding sequence TTGACCACCACCTTGCCTCCGGTGGCCCCGCCACCGCTCGTCGCCCCGGCGCCCACGCTCGAGTTCGCGGAACTCGACCGGTACTCCCGGCATATCCTCCTTCCCGAGATCGGCGGGATCGGCCAGCGGCGGCTGAAGAACGCGCGCGTGCTGGTCATCGGCGCCGGTGGACTCGGATCCCCGGTCCTCCTCTACCTCGCCGCCGCCGGTGTCGGCACGCTGGGGATCGTCGACGACGACCGCGTGGAAGCCAGCAACCTGCAGCGCCAGATCGTCCACGGTGTCGGCGATGTCGGCCGCCTCAAGGTCGATTCGGCGCGCGATGCCATCGCCGCGATCAACCCCCTGGTGGACGTCCGCACCCATCCGGTTCGCCTGACGAGCGAGAACGCCGTCACGCTGTTCGAGGCGTACGACCTCGTCATCGACGGCGCCGACAACTTCGCCACTCGCTATCTCGTGTCCGACGCTGCCGCGGTGACCGGGAAGCCGTGCGTGTGGGGCTCGATCCTCCGGTTCGGTGCCCAGGTCAGCGTCTTCTGGAGCACCTGCGGGCCCACCTACCGCGACCTCTACCCCGACGCCCCTCCGCCCGGAACGGCCCCGTCGTGCGGCGAGGCCGGCGTGCTGGGAGTCCTCTGCGGAGTCGCCGGCTCGGTGATGGCCGCAGAGGCGATCAAGCTCATCACCGGCACGGGAAGACCTCTGCTCGGGCGACTCACCGTCTTCGACCTCGCCGATGGCACCTGGCGCGAGTTGCGGATCCTGCCCGACTCCGACCGACCGCCGATCACGGAGGTCCGGAGTCAGGGAGATCTCTGCGGCGTTAGCATCCCGGCCAGCGGCGCACCCGACATCATCACGGTCGAGGAGCTGCGCACGTCACTGTTCGAGCGCTCGTCGGGCCAGGCGACGTTCGAGCTGCTCGACGTCCGCGAGGCTGACGAACACGCTCGAGCCCGTATCTCGGGCTCCCGTTCCGTGCCGCTCTCTCGGCTGCGCGGCGACGGACCGGGGCGCTTCGACCTGCCGTCCGAACTCCCGATCATCGTCTATTGCAAAGCCGGACCGCGCGCGCACGCCGCCGCGACGCTCCTCTCAGACGCCGGGCACCGGGATGTGCGCGTCCTCGCCGGAGGATTCGACCGATGGACTGCGGTGTGTCCGGCCGACCCTGATCACTGGCAAGCGCCGTCGATTTGA
- the thiC gene encoding phosphomethylpyrimidine synthase ThiC produces MESVRSSRVLAYLHDTELDIRVPVDRIPLDPSPDGSPNAPVTVYRTQGPGSDPVRGLEPLREEWIIARDDTDEYSGRDRVLHDDGRSAVRRGAASVEWKSEKRRPRRAKAGRRVTQMHYARNRVITPEMRFVALRENCDVELVRSEVAAGRAIIPNNVNHPESEPMIIGKAFLVKINANIGNSAVTSSIADEVSKLQWATTWGADTVMDLSTGDDIHTTREWIVRNSPVPIGTVPIYQALEKVDGDASALTWEVYRDTVIEQCEQGVDYMTVHAGVLLRYVPLTAGRVTGIVSRGGSIMAGWCLAHHQENFLYTHFDELCEIFAQYDVAFSLGDGLRPGSIADANDAAQFAELDTLAELTRRAWEYDVQVMVEGPGHVPFHLVRENVERQQELCDGAPFYTLGPLVTDIAPGYDHITSAIGATEIARYGTAMLCYVTPKEHLGLPNRDDVKTGVITYKIAAHAADLAKGHPGAQARDDALSKARFEFRWRDQFALSLDPETAEEFHDETLPAEPAKTAHFCSMCGPKFCSMRISQDIRDQFGIVAESARTAGMVEKAAEFRDSGGRIYLPAPALRQQ; encoded by the coding sequence ATGGAGTCCGTCCGTTCATCGCGCGTTCTCGCGTATCTGCACGACACCGAACTCGACATCCGAGTGCCCGTCGACCGGATCCCGCTGGACCCGTCTCCGGACGGCTCGCCCAACGCACCCGTGACCGTGTACCGCACTCAAGGGCCTGGCAGCGACCCGGTGCGGGGTCTCGAGCCTCTGCGCGAGGAGTGGATCATCGCTCGCGACGACACCGACGAGTACTCCGGCCGCGACCGCGTTCTTCACGACGACGGCCGTTCCGCAGTGCGCCGGGGCGCAGCATCCGTCGAATGGAAAAGCGAGAAGCGCCGTCCGCGCCGGGCGAAGGCGGGGCGCAGGGTCACGCAGATGCACTACGCCCGCAACCGCGTGATCACCCCGGAGATGCGGTTCGTCGCACTGCGCGAGAACTGCGACGTGGAGCTGGTGCGGTCCGAGGTCGCGGCCGGGCGGGCGATCATCCCGAACAACGTGAACCACCCCGAATCCGAGCCGATGATCATCGGCAAGGCGTTCCTGGTGAAGATCAACGCCAACATCGGCAACTCCGCGGTGACGAGTTCGATCGCCGACGAGGTGTCCAAGCTGCAGTGGGCGACGACCTGGGGCGCCGACACCGTGATGGACCTGTCGACCGGGGATGACATCCACACCACTCGCGAGTGGATCGTGCGCAACTCGCCGGTGCCGATCGGCACCGTGCCCATCTATCAGGCGCTGGAGAAGGTGGACGGCGACGCGTCGGCGCTCACCTGGGAGGTGTATCGCGACACGGTCATCGAGCAGTGCGAGCAAGGCGTGGACTACATGACCGTCCACGCCGGCGTGCTGCTGCGGTACGTTCCGCTCACCGCCGGGCGGGTCACCGGCATCGTCTCGCGCGGCGGCTCGATCATGGCCGGCTGGTGCCTGGCGCATCACCAGGAGAACTTCCTGTACACCCACTTCGACGAGCTCTGCGAGATCTTCGCCCAGTACGACGTCGCGTTCTCGCTCGGTGACGGACTCCGCCCGGGATCGATCGCCGACGCCAACGACGCCGCGCAGTTCGCGGAACTCGACACCCTCGCCGAGCTGACCAGGCGGGCGTGGGAGTACGACGTCCAGGTGATGGTCGAGGGCCCGGGCCACGTGCCGTTCCATCTGGTGCGCGAGAACGTCGAGCGCCAGCAGGAGCTGTGCGACGGCGCGCCGTTCTACACGCTCGGGCCGCTCGTGACGGACATCGCGCCCGGCTACGACCACATCACCTCTGCGATCGGAGCCACCGAGATCGCCCGCTACGGGACGGCGATGCTCTGCTACGTCACCCCGAAGGAGCACCTCGGGCTGCCGAACCGCGACGACGTGAAGACCGGCGTGATCACCTACAAGATCGCCGCCCACGCAGCCGACCTCGCGAAGGGGCACCCGGGCGCGCAGGCTCGGGACGACGCGCTGTCGAAGGCGCGGTTCGAGTTCCGGTGGCGGGACCAGTTCGCGCTCTCGCTCGACCCTGAAACGGCCGAGGAGTTCCACGACGAGACCCTGCCTGCCGAGCCGGCGAAGACCGCGCACTTCTGCTCGATGTGCGGGCCGAAGTTCTGCTCGATGCGCATCTCGCAGGACATCCGCGATCAGTTCGGGATCGTCGCCGAGTCCGCGCGTACCGCCGGGATGGTGGAGAAGGCCGCGGAGTTCAGGGATTCCGGCGGGAGGATCTACCTGCCCGCGCCGGCGCTGCGGCAGCAGTAG
- the thiS gene encoding sulfur carrier protein ThiS: MTTITVNGEPHHASAAQSVADLVQGILGVRVATDGTIPDGSTLGIAVAVNSVIVPRAGWAREQLADGDAVEIVSATQGG; encoded by the coding sequence ATGACCACGATCACCGTCAACGGCGAACCCCATCACGCTTCCGCTGCTCAGTCGGTCGCCGACCTGGTGCAAGGGATCCTGGGCGTTCGCGTCGCCACCGATGGCACCATCCCGGACGGCAGCACCCTCGGCATAGCCGTCGCGGTCAACTCGGTCATCGTCCCTCGCGCGGGCTGGGCACGTGAGCAGCTCGCCGACGGCGATGCGGTCGAGATCGTCAGCGCCACGCAGGGAGGCTGA
- a CDS encoding TetR/AcrR family transcriptional regulator C-terminal domain-containing protein yields the protein MGTARANRGHTRDEVAHAAMRILDEYGLPDLTMRRLAAALEVQPSALYWHFPNKQSLLAELSDRIVTEVDSGSAERDWVSRVRAEACALRRALLAHRDGAELVASTFALGLGSRAAHDRLAAAIGAGGFDDESVRRATSALLHFVLGQVQHEQQRQQYRQLGVHGDPSPPLRQDDAPEADFAFGVELLVEGLQSRRLGG from the coding sequence ATGGGGACGGCGAGAGCAAATCGGGGTCACACCCGTGACGAAGTGGCGCACGCCGCGATGCGGATCCTCGACGAGTACGGCCTCCCCGACCTGACGATGCGCCGGCTCGCGGCCGCGCTGGAGGTGCAGCCCAGCGCCCTCTACTGGCATTTCCCGAACAAGCAGAGCCTGCTGGCGGAACTCTCCGACCGGATCGTCACCGAGGTCGACTCCGGATCGGCTGAGCGGGATTGGGTGTCCCGGGTTCGCGCCGAAGCGTGCGCGCTGCGCCGAGCGCTGCTGGCGCACCGCGACGGTGCTGAGCTCGTCGCGAGCACCTTCGCGCTCGGGCTGGGATCCCGGGCAGCGCACGACCGCCTGGCGGCCGCGATCGGCGCCGGCGGATTCGACGACGAGTCGGTCCGGCGAGCGACATCCGCCCTGCTCCACTTCGTGCTCGGTCAGGTCCAGCATGAGCAGCAAAGACAGCAGTACCGCCAGTTGGGCGTTCACGGCGACCCGTCTCCGCCCCTCCGACAGGACGACGCCCCGGAGGCCGATTTCGCGTTCGGAGTCGAACTCCTGGTGGAGGGACTGCAGTCCCGTCGCCTCGGCGGCTGA
- the thiO gene encoding glycine oxidase ThiO: MAHRPTADVIVVGGGIIGLSIAWRAAQSGRSVQLVDPAPAQGATFAAAGMLAPVSEYHYQEDALLPAMLESAALHPGFVRELEPVDEAVGYLRNETLLVGVDQGDRQALADLHAAHRRARLAVEPLTTRDARISEPLLGPRVTSVYRVAGDHQIDPRKLAARLLDELVRAARQGRQVGIVRVQAVALLHRDRADDDSDVVGVRLADGTTIGGAEVVLANGVGARAIGGLPGRLDLPLRPVYGDILRLRVPERFRHLLRSTVRALVHGESVYLVPRSDGTLVIGATQREDGLDAVSAGGVHRLLRDAQQVVPAMGEFPLIEATARARPGTPDNAPLLGRVRGRDGAAVRGLVVATGFFRHGVVLAPLAADIALGLIDGRPDPRWSAFRPDRFTTAHADLTAERTHR, translated from the coding sequence ATGGCTCACCGACCGACCGCCGATGTGATCGTCGTCGGAGGCGGGATCATCGGGCTGAGCATCGCGTGGCGCGCCGCGCAGAGCGGGCGCTCGGTGCAGCTCGTCGACCCGGCTCCGGCTCAGGGAGCCACCTTCGCTGCGGCGGGCATGCTCGCTCCGGTCAGCGAGTACCACTACCAGGAGGATGCGCTCCTGCCCGCGATGCTGGAGTCCGCAGCACTGCATCCCGGGTTCGTGCGCGAACTGGAGCCCGTGGACGAGGCGGTGGGGTACCTCCGGAACGAGACGCTGCTGGTAGGCGTCGATCAGGGGGACCGGCAGGCGCTGGCCGATCTCCACGCCGCGCATCGTCGTGCTCGGCTGGCCGTCGAGCCGCTGACGACCCGCGATGCTCGCATCAGCGAGCCGTTGCTCGGGCCCCGGGTGACCAGTGTCTACCGTGTTGCGGGCGACCATCAGATCGACCCGCGCAAGCTCGCCGCCCGGCTCCTCGACGAGCTCGTGCGTGCGGCGCGCCAGGGACGGCAGGTGGGGATCGTCCGCGTGCAGGCGGTCGCGCTCCTGCATCGCGACCGGGCAGACGACGACTCCGATGTCGTCGGCGTCCGGCTGGCGGACGGGACGACGATCGGCGGGGCGGAGGTGGTGCTCGCGAATGGTGTCGGTGCGCGGGCCATCGGGGGGCTTCCGGGGCGGCTCGATCTGCCGCTTCGGCCCGTGTACGGCGACATCCTCCGGCTGCGGGTGCCCGAGCGGTTCCGCCACCTTCTGCGGAGCACGGTGCGTGCCCTGGTTCACGGGGAGAGCGTCTACCTGGTGCCCCGGTCCGACGGCACGCTCGTCATCGGCGCGACGCAGCGCGAGGACGGATTGGATGCTGTGTCCGCAGGGGGCGTGCATCGGCTTCTCCGTGACGCGCAGCAGGTCGTCCCAGCGATGGGGGAGTTTCCGCTCATCGAAGCGACGGCCAGGGCGCGACCGGGCACGCCCGACAACGCGCCCCTGCTGGGCCGCGTTCGGGGACGCGACGGCGCCGCCGTCCGTGGGCTGGTTGTCGCGACCGGCTTCTTCCGGCACGGGGTCGTTCTCGCCCCGCTCGCGGCGGACATCGCCCTCGGGCTCATCGACGGCCGCCCCGATCCCCGATGGAGCGCGTTCCGCCCCGATCGATTCACCACCGCTCACGCCGATCTCACGGCAGAAAGGACCCACCGATGA